Proteins encoded in a region of the Rutidosis leptorrhynchoides isolate AG116_Rl617_1_P2 chromosome 9, CSIRO_AGI_Rlap_v1, whole genome shotgun sequence genome:
- the LOC139869171 gene encoding F-box/LRR-repeat protein At5g02910-like, whose translation MSDDVLVLILALIPMKDVVATSSVAKRWRYVWRNLRRLNFYGPETFRNGVRVTNEDESEREKYINQLEFAIQRKVEFLELNLLFMRDHYDFPSRCFHTEVALPYLKKLILKNVNLTKEIFHEVLKQSPLLVMVSIHYLQDLVHIQVDEQARNLKRFEIVGNFHLKSVCLSNLDLVSFTCKGFHIDIRLAHISKLKELELDFCFSSINNVFNQISACALSLQYLSISVDEPLVSVSLFKCV comes from the exons ATGTCGGATGATGTACTTGTTTTGATATTGGCTCTTATACCTATGAAGGATGTGGTGGCTACTAGCAGTGTCGCTAAAAGATGGAGATACGTGTGGCGAAATTTAAGGCGGTTAAACTTTTATGGTCCTGAAACTTTTCGTAATGGGGTGAGGGTGACTAATGAAGATGAGTCAGAAAGGGAGAAGTACATTAACCAG CTTGAATTTGCAATACAAAGGAAAGTTGAGTTTCTTGAACTGAATTTGCTTTTTATGCGCGATCATTACGATTTTCCATCGAGATGTTTTCATACGGAGGTCGCACTGCCGTATCTGAAAAAACTTATATTGAAGAATGTTAATTTGACAAAAGAAATATTTCATGAAGTATTAAAGCAGTCTCCACTACTTGTGATGGTATCAATTCATTACCTGCAAGACCTGGTTCATATTCAAGTTGATGAACAAGCTCGTAACCTAAAACGCTTTGAAATAGTGGGAAATTTTCATCTTAAATCAGTATGTTTATCTAATCTGGACCTTGTATCGTTCACCTGCAAAGGTTTCCATATAGATATACGTCTTGCTCATATTTCAAAACTTAAGGAACTTGAACTTGATTTTTGTTTTTCAAGTATCAATAATGTGTTCAACCAGATATCGGCTTGTGCTTTGTCTCTGCAGTATCTTTCGATAAGCGTGGATGAACCCTTGGTTAGTGTCTCGTTGTTTAAATGTGTTTAG